The window GCCACCCACGCCGCAAGCAGCACCCCGGGGATGCCGACCGCAAGAAATGCAGCCTGCCATCCGACCAGACCACCAAGACCGCCACCCGGATAGGCTGCATCCCAAACCTGCGAGATCTTCGCACCGATGAACAGCGAGATACCGCCGCCGATATAAAGGCCGGAGGAATAGATCGCGAGCGCGGTGGCGCGCTGCCTCGACGGGAAATAATCGGAAATCAGCGAATAGGCGGTCGGGCTTGCGGTAGCCTCGCCTACGCCCACGCCCATCCGCGCCAGAGATAGAGAAAAAAAGTTCCGGGCAAAGCCCGACAGGGCTGTCATCGTCGACCATAGCACTAGCCCAATGGTCAACAGGCGCACGCGGTGCCAGCGATCCGCCAATCGTCCCAGCGGCACGCCGAACAGCGCATAAAACACCGCAAAGGCCGCTCCCCCCAGAAAACCCAACTGGCCATCGGTCAGAGACAGATCCCGCTTGATGTCGACTGCCAGTATCGAGAGGATCTGGCGATCGATGAAGTTGAGGATATAAACCACAACCAGGACGCCAAGCACGTACCAGCTGTACGCGGACGCAGGCTGTTCGCTGCGATCCTGCGCCGCGGTGACTTCCTCAACCAAAATCAATCCCCTAACCCGTCTGTTTGCAATTGACCGCGGTGCAGGCGGTCAGGCGTTATACCGGGTGCTATCGACAATACCGGCCTCGGCAAAACCCTTTTTGCGCAAACGGCATGAATCGCACAGGCCGCAGGCAAGACCCTCGGGTGTGGGGTCGTAACACGACCAGCTCCACGCCGGATCAAGGCCCAATCGTGCGGATTCGCGCGCGATGTCGGCTTTGGTGAGATGTTGTAGCGGTGTGTGCACCCTGAACGGAGCGCCCTCCACGCCCGCCTTGGTTCCCAATCGGGCCGTTTCGGAGAAACTCGCGATGAATTCCGGCCGGCAGTCAGGGTAGCCCGAATAATCGAGCGCGTTGACACCGATGAAGACATCACGCGCGCCTGCAGCCTCGGCGCATGCCGTGGTCAGTGCGAGAAATACGAGGTTGCGTGCGGGCACATAGGTCACCGGGATATCCTGGCCCACCCCGCCCTTGGGCACGTCGATGCTGTCCGTCAGCGCCGATCCCCCAAACGCACGCAGATCGAGCGCGATTTGCGTATGCGCCGCCAGCCCAAGCCGCTCCACGATAGCTGCCGCTGATTGCAGTTCCAGCTTGTGTCGCTGGCCATAATCAACCGTCAGCGCGTGGACGGCAAAACCGGCCTCTTGTGCAAGCGCTGCCGTCACCATGGAATCCAGCCCGCCCGACAGCAGAACAACTGCCAGCGGCTTCCCATTTTCTCGATCCAACATAGAGCCGCACTATCATGCGGACCGGCAAACGCAATCGGCCCCGATCAGCACGATCCCGTGCGACGCGCCTCTGCGATCAGCTCGAACGGCTTTCCGGCTTGAATGCCCTGACTTTCGATCTGAACGAGCGCACCCGTTTCGCGCCTGATGCTCGTTCGCCCATAGCCGTTGGCGGGGCAAGTATACTGAACCGTCACGCGCGAGACACCATCCTCGACCACGAAACGGCTGCACCCACTCGTCCGGTGAGCCAGTTGGATCAGTTCGGCGCCCGATCGCACGCAGATCTTGCGATCAGGCCGGACGCCGCGTTGCTTGATGGTCCATTCCCCCTTGTTCAGGGTTCCCAGCATCGCAAGCCCGCTACCTTGTGCGATCACCGGCGCTGACATACCCAGCATTGCGCCGATCACAGCAAGCCCGGCAAAGGCTGCACGGCGTGGAGAGATATCGGGGCGATACGTCATGATTGTCCTGAGGCAGATTTCATCTGCTGAAAATTGAATGTTTTGGTGTTTGTTGCATGTCTGGCGACGAATTTTCGCCGGGCATCAAAGATCGAGTGCAAATCGCTTCGAACAGAACGCACAGTCGACCGCGATAATCCCGTCGGCGCCGCGCATCTCGTCTTGCTCGGCCGCCGGGAAGCGGGCAATCACCGATTCGTAATGCGCAGCGGTGCAGCGGCACCCGCGCGAGAGCGTCGCGCCTCGCTGGACACGCACTTCACTTTCCTCATGAAACAGCCGCCAGATGATTGCTTCGAGCGAAAGCGCAGGATCAAGCAGTTCGTCATGGCTGATCGTGCCGGACAGCACCTCGACATGCTCCCAATCGGGGTGGTCGAGCCGGGCATGCAGCCGCTCGCGCCCTTCCTCGCCATCGGGAAGGTGTTGAACCAGCAGGCCGGCAGCCATCCGCCCGTTCTTGCCCGCGCGGCTGGCCACGCGGATCAGCGTTGGAATCTGTTCCGACTGGGTGAAATAGCTTTCGCAGGCCTCTGACAGGCTCTCACCTTCGAGCGGGACAATGCCCTGGTAACGCTGCTTGCCCTCGGTTTCAAAGGTGATCGCAAGATAGCCTTCACCAAACAGCGCCGTCAGCGAAGGATTGGCGCCAAGCGTGGCCAGCCGCTCGACGTCAAAATCGGCATAGCCCCGTACCGCGCCCGCACGATAATCGCACACCAGCAGGCTGACGATGCCGCCTTGGGTCTGGGCCTGCAGCGTCATCTGCGCGGCCTCCCCCTTGAGCAAGCCGCCCATCAGCGTGCCCAGCACCAGTGCCTCCCCCAGAAGATGCGTGATCGGCGCGGGATAATTGTGCGCCGATAGCACCTCTTCGAGCACGCCCTCCATCCGGACGATGCGGCCGCGGGCGTTGCGCACAGGCAGGGTGAACCCCAGCAGGGTATCGGAAAAGGTTTCGGCGGGAGCGTTGGTGTCAATCATGGCGCGCCATATGGGTATGCATGGCGCGCCGCGAAACCCCCTGTCAGTCGCTCAACATCCCGAAAGCCCACAAGAGCACCGATTTCTGCGCATGGATGCGGTTTTCCGCTTCATCGAAAACCACCGATTGCGGGCCCTCGAACACGTCTTCGGCGACCTCCTCACCGACGTGCGCGGGCAGGCAGTGAAGGAAAATGGCTTCGGGCCTGGCCAGTTCCATCAGTGCGGCATCGACCTGATAGGGAGCCATCGCCGCAAGCTTGGCCTCGGCATGAGCCTGCCCCATCGAAATCCACGTGTCGGTGACGATCACATCGGCATCGCGCGAAGCGATC is drawn from Erythrobacter neustonensis and contains these coding sequences:
- a CDS encoding Hsp33 family molecular chaperone HslO: MIDTNAPAETFSDTLLGFTLPVRNARGRIVRMEGVLEEVLSAHNYPAPITHLLGEALVLGTLMGGLLKGEAAQMTLQAQTQGGIVSLLVCDYRAGAVRGYADFDVERLATLGANPSLTALFGEGYLAITFETEGKQRYQGIVPLEGESLSEACESYFTQSEQIPTLIRVASRAGKNGRMAAGLLVQHLPDGEEGRERLHARLDHPDWEHVEVLSGTISHDELLDPALSLEAIIWRLFHEESEVRVQRGATLSRGCRCTAAHYESVIARFPAAEQDEMRGADGIIAVDCAFCSKRFALDL
- the queC gene encoding 7-cyano-7-deazaguanine synthase QueC; translated protein: MLDRENGKPLAVVLLSGGLDSMVTAALAQEAGFAVHALTVDYGQRHKLELQSAAAIVERLGLAAHTQIALDLRAFGGSALTDSIDVPKGGVGQDIPVTYVPARNLVFLALTTACAEAAGARDVFIGVNALDYSGYPDCRPEFIASFSETARLGTKAGVEGAPFRVHTPLQHLTKADIARESARLGLDPAWSWSCYDPTPEGLACGLCDSCRLRKKGFAEAGIVDSTRYNA